The following are encoded in a window of Maridesulfovibrio ferrireducens genomic DNA:
- a CDS encoding iron-sulfur cluster carrier protein MrpORP, with protein MSDHACGSCSSSGSGCSSQDCSPEDMKLKKTLSKIKHKIVVISGKGGVGKSTVATNIAVALSLAGKQVGLLDVDVHGPSVPRLLCLEDQKPHIGHEIIEPISYSKNLWVMSLGFMLPSKEDPVIWRGPVKIGLIKQFVQDVAWGDLDFLIVDCPPGTGDEPLSALQTLGSDAQAIIVTTPQGVAIDDVRRSVNFCKQVGNPILGLVENMSGFVCPDCGSIHNIFNTGGGEALAKETGVKFLGRIPLDPEVGRSGDEGYPIVRVDHEGITGKALNAIIKPILNISETLQENLKMPSVNDLKAKNGMIRIAIPVAGGKLCMHFGHCEQFALLDVDTVTKGVVATNMETPPAHEPGILPRWIADQGVNLVLAGGMGAKAQSLFTDAGVRVVVGAPAESPENVVASYLAGTLVTGQNTCDH; from the coding sequence ATGAGCGATCATGCTTGCGGAAGTTGTTCTTCCTCCGGTTCAGGATGTTCCTCTCAGGATTGCAGTCCTGAAGATATGAAACTTAAAAAGACTCTTTCCAAAATCAAACATAAAATCGTTGTCATTTCAGGCAAAGGCGGAGTCGGCAAAAGTACTGTTGCAACAAATATTGCTGTAGCTCTTTCACTTGCCGGAAAACAAGTCGGTTTACTTGATGTTGACGTTCACGGACCAAGTGTCCCTAGATTGCTTTGCCTTGAAGACCAGAAACCTCATATCGGTCATGAAATCATCGAACCTATTTCATACAGTAAGAATCTTTGGGTCATGTCTCTCGGATTCATGCTTCCAAGTAAAGAAGATCCTGTCATCTGGCGTGGACCTGTAAAAATCGGTTTAATAAAACAGTTTGTTCAGGACGTAGCATGGGGAGATCTTGATTTCCTTATTGTAGACTGCCCTCCCGGAACTGGTGATGAACCTCTTTCCGCACTCCAGACTCTCGGATCTGATGCTCAGGCCATAATCGTTACAACTCCACAAGGCGTTGCAATTGATGATGTCCGCCGCTCAGTTAACTTTTGTAAGCAGGTCGGTAACCCCATCCTCGGACTCGTTGAAAACATGAGTGGTTTTGTCTGCCCGGATTGCGGCAGCATTCATAATATTTTCAACACCGGCGGCGGTGAAGCTCTTGCAAAAGAAACAGGTGTTAAATTCCTCGGAAGAATTCCTCTTGATCCAGAAGTAGGACGCTCCGGAGATGAAGGCTACCCTATTGTTCGAGTTGATCACGAAGGAATCACTGGTAAGGCATTAAACGCAATAATTAAGCCTATACTAAACATTTCTGAAACATTGCAGGAGAATTTAAAAATGCCTTCCGTTAATGATTTAAAAGCTAAAAACGGCATGATCAGAATCGCTATCCCTGTTGCAGGCGGAAAACTCTGCATGCACTTCGGACATTGCGAACAGTTTGCACTGCTGGATGTTGACACTGTGACTAAAGGCGTTGTCGCCACTAACATGGAAACACCTCCAGCTCATGAACCAGGCATTTTGCCTAGATGGATTGCAGATCAGGGCGTTAATCTCGTACTTGCTGGTGGAATGGGCGCAAAAGCTCAGTCCCTGTTCACTGATGCAGGTGTCAGAGTAGTTGTAGGCGCCCCCGCAGAATCTCCTGAAAATGTAGTTGCAAGCTATCTTGCAGGAACTCTTGTCACCGGACAAAACACCTGCGATCACTAA
- a CDS encoding SDR family oxidoreductase: MSKELVVITGASSGIGEATAKAFSLAGHPLLLLARRVERLEALELPSTMCEKVDVTDLDSFKSAVKKAEAKYGQVDCLVNCAGLMLLGNIDTQSPAEWKAMFDVNVMGVLNGVKSVISEMKARKGGTIVNISSVAGRKTFPEHAAYCGTKFAVHAMTENIREEVCGSNVRLVTIAPGVVETELLSHTTSDEIISGYNEFKKSMGSVLIPQDIAGAIMFAYQQPQNVCVREIVIAPTGQPQ; encoded by the coding sequence ATGAGCAAGGAACTCGTAGTCATCACCGGAGCAAGTTCAGGAATAGGAGAGGCCACAGCCAAAGCCTTCTCACTTGCCGGTCACCCTTTACTTTTACTTGCGCGCAGAGTTGAAAGACTGGAAGCTTTAGAACTGCCAAGCACCATGTGTGAAAAAGTTGATGTAACCGATCTTGATTCTTTTAAATCCGCCGTTAAAAAAGCCGAAGCCAAATACGGTCAGGTAGACTGCCTTGTTAACTGCGCGGGTCTTATGCTCCTCGGCAACATTGACACTCAGTCTCCCGCAGAATGGAAAGCCATGTTTGATGTAAATGTCATGGGAGTTTTGAACGGGGTAAAATCAGTAATTTCTGAAATGAAAGCTCGTAAAGGCGGCACAATTGTGAACATAAGTTCCGTTGCAGGCCGAAAAACATTCCCCGAACATGCAGCATACTGCGGCACCAAATTCGCGGTCCATGCAATGACCGAAAACATTCGCGAAGAAGTCTGCGGTTCAAATGTCAGACTCGTTACCATCGCACCCGGAGTCGTTGAAACAGAACTTCTAAGCCACACAACCTCTGACGAAATCATCAGCGGATACAACGAATTTAAAAAATCAATGGGATCTGTTCTAATTCCGCAGGATATTGCCGGAGCAATTATGTTTGCCTACCAGCAACCTCAAAATGTCTGTGTACGTGAAATAGTTATTGCCCCCACAGGACAACCTCAGTAA
- a CDS encoding flavodoxin family protein: protein MITAIESSPRKKGNSHTMLQAVLAGAHEVGTITNEVHLRDLKYDPCVGCEACRKAKACTMFDDGMTTLYPLIEESKGLVLISPVHNYNVTAWMKAFIDRMYCYYDFTDSRPRGWSSRLAGQGRKAVIGAIAEQANKKDMGFTLDAMRMPLEALGYEVISEISVLRLFDKGIIVNHANIMEEARLAGKNLAEAL from the coding sequence ATGATCACCGCAATTGAAAGTAGTCCCAGGAAAAAAGGCAACTCACACACTATGTTGCAGGCTGTACTCGCTGGAGCACACGAAGTGGGCACCATTACCAATGAAGTACATTTGCGAGATCTTAAATACGATCCTTGCGTAGGATGTGAGGCTTGTAGAAAAGCAAAAGCTTGTACCATGTTTGATGACGGTATGACGACATTATATCCGCTCATTGAAGAATCTAAAGGGCTGGTTCTTATCTCGCCGGTACATAACTACAACGTAACGGCATGGATGAAAGCCTTTATTGACCGCATGTATTGCTACTATGATTTCACCGACTCACGCCCAAGAGGATGGTCCAGCAGACTTGCCGGACAAGGACGCAAAGCTGTCATCGGAGCTATTGCCGAACAAGCTAATAAAAAAGATATGGGCTTTACCTTGGATGCCATGCGCATGCCGCTGGAAGCGCTTGGTTACGAAGTAATAAGCGAAATTTCAGTATTAAGACTCTTTGATAAAGGAATCATAGTAAATCACGCGAACATCATGGAAGAAGCAAGACTTGCAGGTAAAAATCTTGCGGAAGCTTTGTAA
- a CDS encoding ABC transporter substrate-binding protein, protein MNIKKAAMISCPKIICLAFLCLTIMMVSFLGGCSSDKAKKISEFKVGVIAVTSGELFRRGTYIVTAVRYAADIVNAEGGVDISGVKHKVVLYPVDSGGSPEIATRMALRLIEKDKVSVIIGGASSSVALAVAEVCEKKKVPFITPVASTNKLTAFKYSFRVSYTNSVQAAAIATFVSESLNRESVAVLYGADNPYSVELATLFKNNYEKNGGIIAAFENYPEGAREYAEQLKKIIATHPKILFLPNNTKKVQLQARQARKLGFKGIFLGSDSWDSVDLLRNDAFKNSYFTDHWFPGLPIPGDAEFEADFKKKNGVEATELEALTYDAAMSLFAAVKYVHSANPATIHDGLVDMPPYAGVTGTFDYNNNGDPDKDVFISHIKNGRVVLSDTIYVE, encoded by the coding sequence ATGAATATTAAAAAAGCAGCGATGATTTCGTGCCCCAAGATTATATGTCTGGCATTTTTATGTCTGACAATTATGATGGTTTCTTTTTTGGGGGGCTGTTCCAGTGATAAAGCTAAAAAAATTTCTGAGTTCAAGGTGGGCGTCATTGCTGTTACCAGCGGTGAGTTGTTCAGAAGAGGCACGTATATAGTAACGGCTGTTCGTTATGCTGCTGATATTGTTAATGCCGAAGGCGGGGTAGATATCTCCGGTGTTAAGCATAAGGTCGTTCTCTATCCTGTTGATAGCGGCGGATCTCCCGAAATTGCGACTCGGATGGCACTCCGTTTGATTGAGAAGGATAAAGTTTCAGTTATTATCGGCGGAGCAAGCAGTTCCGTTGCTTTGGCTGTCGCCGAAGTCTGCGAAAAAAAGAAAGTTCCTTTTATTACTCCGGTCGCCAGTACAAATAAGCTGACTGCATTTAAATATTCATTCAGAGTTTCATATACAAATTCAGTACAGGCTGCGGCGATTGCAACGTTTGTGAGTGAATCTTTAAATCGTGAATCGGTTGCTGTTTTATATGGAGCTGACAATCCTTACAGTGTTGAATTAGCGACTTTATTCAAAAATAATTATGAAAAGAATGGCGGCATTATCGCTGCTTTTGAAAATTATCCTGAAGGCGCGCGCGAGTATGCGGAGCAGCTCAAGAAAATTATTGCAACTCATCCTAAAATTTTATTTCTTCCCAATAATACAAAGAAAGTACAGCTACAGGCGCGTCAAGCCAGAAAACTAGGTTTCAAAGGAATTTTCTTGGGCAGTGATTCATGGGACTCTGTGGATTTGTTGAGAAATGATGCTTTCAAAAATAGCTATTTTACAGATCACTGGTTTCCCGGTCTTCCTATTCCCGGAGATGCAGAGTTTGAAGCTGATTTTAAGAAAAAAAACGGAGTTGAAGCCACAGAGCTTGAAGCTCTAACCTATGATGCGGCAATGAGTCTTTTCGCTGCAGTTAAATATGTTCATTCTGCAAATCCGGCAACAATACACGACGGTCTTGTCGATATGCCGCCATATGCAGGGGTGACTGGCACTTTCGATTATAACAACAATGGCGATCCTGATAAAGATGTATTCATTTCACACATTAAGAACGGGCGTGTTGTTTTGAGTGATACTATTTATGTGGAGTAG
- the alr gene encoding alanine racemase: MAIRYNTFEVGVDLRAIRHNYRILCEKGSNVYGVIKADAYGHGMIEVARALESEGADTFAVGTVGEAVQLRRSGCEKRIISLLGPLNEADCLALAEDSIIPFVGCFDQLNMLVSVAEKHQLEIEISLKFETGMSRLGFSIDELAELIKTLKAGPQIRPVMASSHLATSDDPAYEGYVDKQAEKFMFILNTLESAGFKVEASLANSAGILKHDNVHFTAQRGGIALYGANPLSGTSWEDLGSRLKPAMQVRTKIAAVRELKKGQSISYGCTYTAQKDMKVAIVCAGYADGYSRGLSSKGAVCINGRRALIVGRVCMQLTAVDVSSIPDVKFGDTAYLLGGEGEGAISPDDLASWWGTITYEVFCLLGLNPKSYVE; the protein is encoded by the coding sequence ATGGCAATTCGATATAATACTTTTGAAGTCGGCGTTGATTTAAGAGCTATACGGCATAATTACAGAATCCTTTGCGAGAAAGGATCTAATGTTTACGGAGTGATTAAAGCTGACGCATACGGTCACGGAATGATTGAGGTTGCGCGTGCTCTTGAAAGCGAAGGCGCTGACACTTTTGCTGTGGGAACTGTCGGCGAAGCTGTTCAGTTACGGCGCAGTGGATGTGAAAAGAGAATTATTTCTTTGCTCGGTCCGCTTAATGAGGCTGATTGTTTAGCTCTTGCTGAAGATAGTATCATTCCGTTTGTAGGTTGTTTTGATCAACTTAATATGCTTGTTTCTGTAGCGGAAAAGCATCAGCTTGAGATTGAAATCAGCCTTAAATTTGAGACAGGAATGTCTCGTTTGGGTTTTAGTATTGATGAGCTTGCTGAATTGATTAAGACCCTTAAAGCTGGTCCGCAGATTCGACCTGTAATGGCCAGTTCACATCTTGCAACCTCCGATGATCCGGCTTACGAAGGTTATGTGGATAAGCAGGCTGAGAAGTTCATGTTTATTTTGAATACTCTCGAGTCCGCCGGATTTAAGGTTGAAGCTAGTCTTGCAAATTCAGCGGGAATTTTAAAACATGATAATGTTCATTTTACGGCTCAACGGGGCGGAATTGCTCTGTATGGAGCCAATCCACTCAGCGGAACATCATGGGAAGATCTTGGTTCCCGTTTGAAGCCTGCAATGCAGGTCCGTACTAAGATTGCTGCTGTGCGTGAACTTAAAAAAGGGCAATCGATCAGTTACGGTTGTACTTATACCGCGCAGAAAGATATGAAAGTTGCCATTGTCTGTGCCGGATATGCCGATGGGTACAGCCGAGGGCTTTCCAGTAAAGGAGCAGTGTGCATAAATGGTCGGCGGGCTTTGATTGTCGGGCGTGTGTGCATGCAGCTTACCGCAGTGGATGTCAGTTCAATTCCTGACGTAAAATTCGGTGATACAGCTTATTTGCTTGGCGGAGAAGGTGAAGGTGCTATTTCTCCCGATGATTTGGCTTCTTGGTGGGGCACAATTACTTATGAAGTTTTCTGTCTTCTGGGGCTTAACCCGAAGAGTTATGTTGAATAA
- the mutL gene encoding DNA mismatch repair endonuclease MutL has protein sequence MTRSKIHVLPAALRNQIAAGEVVERPSSVVKELVENSIDAGSSQVDVTVERGGQGLLAVRDNGFGISSDELNLAVTRHATSKISDVEDLSAITSFGFRGEALPSIASVSRFKMGSCTADAQEGWFINVEGGEVVDEGPTVMPAGTSVEVKDLFYNVPARLKFLKTESTEARRCNQVLFKISLANLETGFSFISNGREQFRLPPNQTLPDRLAVFWPRNICESLLTFSHEAGEMKVSGCAGIPSLAQGRGDRILMFVNGRPVQDKLLLSAIRGAYKGRLISREYPQAVIFLELPPDLVDVNVHPAKMEVRFQDERSIYSIIHNGISQALSRYELGVVEGLDTPSQNIPAASRASLPIEPRAKFSSWNEFKNTDYSDEKLDFTAPSAPPGEAKDVSREFVREQPVGYEAHNEMMSQSGLSSESEYNSPVYSTDVQSVSDGRRSHFVPGTSIEYLGQVADTYLVLKLVNGSLGLLDQHAAHERVIYYHMRAERTKGDSRPLAIPIELTLHPSEVARVQEMWEELRQAGFMLELENGSNLSMRGIPPSLETGEAKGYLKAAVDGQAKNLDDLWIMLSCKSAIKANQPLALDEALALLEAWAKCPQREYCPHGRPVIISWSFSEMEKLFKRK, from the coding sequence ATGACTAGAAGTAAAATTCATGTTCTTCCCGCTGCACTTAGAAATCAGATTGCTGCCGGTGAAGTTGTAGAACGTCCTTCCAGCGTGGTTAAAGAGCTGGTGGAGAATTCTATTGATGCAGGAAGTTCTCAGGTTGATGTTACCGTCGAGCGCGGTGGACAGGGGCTTCTTGCTGTGCGCGATAACGGTTTTGGAATTTCTTCGGATGAGCTCAATCTTGCGGTAACAAGACATGCCACAAGTAAAATATCGGATGTAGAAGATCTTTCCGCCATTACAAGTTTCGGTTTCAGGGGCGAAGCGTTGCCCAGTATCGCATCGGTTTCAAGATTTAAAATGGGGTCCTGCACAGCGGATGCACAGGAAGGATGGTTCATAAATGTTGAAGGCGGAGAAGTCGTTGATGAAGGTCCGACAGTTATGCCCGCTGGGACATCGGTTGAGGTTAAGGATCTGTTTTATAATGTGCCTGCCAGACTTAAATTTCTAAAAACTGAATCTACCGAAGCCCGTCGCTGTAATCAGGTTTTGTTCAAGATCAGTCTTGCGAACCTTGAAACAGGTTTTTCTTTTATTTCAAACGGCAGGGAACAATTCAGACTTCCTCCTAATCAAACGCTTCCTGATAGACTTGCCGTATTCTGGCCGCGTAATATTTGTGAATCTTTGCTGACATTTTCGCACGAGGCCGGAGAAATGAAAGTGTCCGGGTGCGCCGGAATTCCCTCGCTGGCACAGGGTCGCGGCGATAGAATTTTGATGTTTGTGAATGGGCGTCCTGTTCAGGATAAGCTTCTACTCAGTGCTATCAGGGGCGCTTACAAGGGGAGATTGATTTCCCGTGAATACCCTCAAGCTGTAATTTTTCTCGAGCTTCCACCTGATCTGGTTGATGTGAATGTTCATCCCGCAAAAATGGAAGTTCGTTTTCAGGACGAACGTTCAATTTACAGCATCATTCATAATGGTATTTCTCAGGCCCTTTCCCGTTATGAGCTTGGAGTTGTTGAAGGATTGGATACTCCGTCACAAAATATACCTGCTGCCTCACGTGCAAGTTTGCCCATTGAACCTCGCGCAAAATTTTCCAGTTGGAATGAGTTCAAGAATACTGATTATTCTGATGAGAAACTCGACTTTACGGCTCCGTCTGCTCCCCCAGGCGAGGCAAAAGATGTTTCTCGGGAGTTTGTTCGCGAGCAACCTGTCGGTTATGAAGCTCACAATGAAATGATGTCTCAGTCTGGTCTTTCGAGCGAATCTGAATATAATTCACCTGTATATTCAACAGACGTTCAAAGCGTTTCTGATGGCAGGCGAAGTCACTTTGTGCCCGGCACATCAATTGAATATCTGGGACAGGTCGCTGATACTTATCTGGTTCTTAAGCTTGTAAACGGATCACTCGGGCTTCTTGATCAGCACGCGGCTCATGAGCGGGTAATCTACTATCATATGCGTGCTGAGCGTACTAAGGGGGATTCCCGGCCCCTTGCCATTCCGATAGAACTGACGCTTCATCCAAGTGAAGTGGCTCGAGTTCAGGAGATGTGGGAAGAATTGCGTCAGGCCGGCTTTATGCTCGAACTTGAAAACGGCTCAAATCTTTCTATGCGCGGAATACCGCCAAGTCTTGAAACCGGAGAAGCTAAAGGGTATTTGAAAGCAGCGGTTGACGGGCAGGCTAAAAATCTTGACGATCTCTGGATTATGCTTTCCTGTAAGTCGGCCATTAAGGCAAATCAGCCTCTTGCTTTGGATGAAGCTTTGGCATTGCTTGAGGCATGGGCAAAATGCCCGCAGCGTGAATATTGTCCTCACGGCAGACCTGTAATAATAAGTTGGTCTTTTTCTGAAATGGAAAAACTATTTAAACGTAAATAG
- a CDS encoding LPS-assembly protein LptD — MKSRFIILIFCLLLCTSGYAFAQEQVIISAPDGNGTAQAQQEWQFSADKVVAENDSEYVQAYGNVTVRSGTSYIKADFARFYQATKWIYLKGNVKAQWKGDFYDAAEAEFDLNNMVGWLKKGRVFVAKPHVYFESEFIEKHNGATYSFKDAKVTACDGDNPAWSFEAGEGDITLNGYARLWHSKFKIKGVPVAYTPYMSLPIDQKRQSGFLTPEVGSSKKMGTKVSIPYYWAINEEMDLTVYGEYLAKRGFRPGVDFRHTEDVNTKGQWRADWLYDGKTYDNAADSESVFKDEGMIRPNNNRWWIRSKYNGYVGSPDWQTIVDLDLVSDQDYLREFRSGANGYEASREGFLDEFGRDINPMDSNHRISTALVAKSWDQFAVSGLVQYDEDLRYRNDNNPGDKNPTLQKLPQLDAFAFKENLMGTPLEWEAEVSANYFWREFGMTGARFDVHPTLSMPVTAGGVTFIPRAGVRATSYLMDSYQNASSDIKRDSTQGRLIADAGITAFSEFFRVFDVGSDPVASKENIGKSSWTKMKHNIVPRLEYNWVQDDPNQKELPYFDSRDRITKSNDITFSLTNVLDRSQSTVVAGRDGEAVLESEYLEFFRFRLEQGYDIDEAGRSADLSQYERRPFSDVMGEIILTPYNYVNLTSRTWVSPYLGDVTEHENILKLFNDSYGEILFGYDYLRKIDEYKRKQESDMQIVRYAAKAYLPWGLVVGGEYRADINNSKDLEKTVSLGWNHQCFFVEFLASKTTIDERYAVNFNLVDFGVF; from the coding sequence TTGAAATCAAGGTTTATCATACTCATATTTTGCCTCCTTTTGTGCACTTCGGGATATGCCTTTGCCCAAGAGCAGGTAATAATATCTGCGCCTGACGGTAACGGTACAGCTCAGGCACAACAGGAGTGGCAGTTCTCTGCGGATAAGGTTGTCGCCGAGAATGACAGTGAGTATGTGCAGGCCTATGGTAATGTAACGGTCCGAAGCGGAACAAGTTATATCAAAGCTGACTTTGCACGCTTTTATCAGGCTACCAAATGGATTTACCTGAAAGGCAATGTCAAAGCTCAGTGGAAAGGCGATTTCTACGATGCTGCTGAAGCTGAATTCGATCTGAATAACATGGTCGGATGGCTGAAAAAAGGGCGTGTTTTTGTTGCAAAGCCTCATGTCTATTTTGAAAGTGAATTTATAGAAAAACATAACGGCGCCACTTACAGCTTTAAAGATGCAAAAGTGACTGCCTGTGACGGAGATAATCCTGCCTGGTCTTTTGAGGCCGGAGAAGGTGATATTACTCTCAATGGATATGCAAGACTTTGGCATTCCAAGTTTAAAATTAAAGGTGTGCCGGTTGCGTATACGCCTTATATGAGTCTTCCGATTGATCAAAAGCGTCAGTCCGGTTTTCTGACTCCTGAAGTGGGCTCCTCTAAAAAGATGGGCACAAAGGTTAGTATTCCTTATTACTGGGCTATTAACGAAGAAATGGATCTTACCGTTTACGGTGAATATCTGGCCAAACGTGGTTTCAGACCCGGCGTAGATTTCCGACACACAGAAGATGTGAACACAAAAGGGCAATGGCGGGCCGATTGGTTGTATGACGGTAAAACATATGACAACGCCGCTGATTCCGAGAGTGTATTCAAAGACGAAGGGATGATCAGACCCAACAATAACAGATGGTGGATCAGATCAAAATATAACGGATACGTAGGCTCACCTGATTGGCAGACAATCGTTGACCTTGATTTGGTTTCTGATCAGGATTACCTGCGTGAATTCAGATCCGGTGCAAACGGTTACGAAGCAAGTAGGGAAGGTTTCCTTGATGAATTCGGTCGTGATATTAACCCGATGGATTCCAATCATAGAATCAGTACCGCGTTAGTCGCTAAAAGCTGGGATCAATTCGCGGTTTCAGGACTCGTTCAATATGATGAAGACTTGCGCTACCGTAACGATAATAATCCCGGTGATAAAAATCCTACTTTGCAAAAGCTGCCTCAGTTGGATGCGTTCGCTTTCAAAGAAAATCTGATGGGAACTCCTCTCGAGTGGGAAGCTGAAGTCAGCGCTAACTATTTCTGGCGTGAATTCGGTATGACCGGTGCTCGTTTTGATGTTCATCCTACACTCAGCATGCCGGTTACAGCTGGCGGCGTTACCTTCATTCCTCGTGCAGGAGTAAGAGCTACTTCGTATCTGATGGATTCTTATCAGAACGCAAGCTCAGATATTAAACGAGACTCAACTCAAGGCCGCTTGATTGCTGATGCCGGTATCACCGCGTTTTCCGAATTTTTCAGAGTTTTTGATGTAGGTTCAGACCCGGTTGCTTCCAAAGAGAATATCGGGAAAAGCAGCTGGACCAAAATGAAACATAATATTGTTCCTCGTCTCGAATATAACTGGGTACAGGATGATCCTAACCAGAAAGAGCTTCCTTATTTCGATTCCAGAGACCGCATTACAAAGTCTAATGATATTACTTTCTCGCTGACAAATGTTTTGGACCGCAGTCAGTCCACGGTTGTGGCTGGCAGAGACGGTGAGGCTGTTCTGGAAAGCGAATATCTCGAATTTTTCAGATTCCGTTTAGAACAGGGTTATGACATTGACGAAGCTGGACGTTCCGCAGACCTCAGTCAGTATGAACGCCGCCCGTTCTCGGATGTCATGGGTGAAATTATTCTGACCCCGTATAATTATGTGAATTTGACCTCCCGTACTTGGGTCTCCCCTTATCTCGGTGATGTTACAGAGCATGAAAATATTTTGAAACTTTTCAATGACTCATACGGTGAAATTCTGTTTGGATATGACTACCTGCGTAAGATTGATGAATATAAGCGTAAACAGGAATCAGACATGCAGATTGTCAGGTACGCGGCTAAAGCTTACCTGCCTTGGGGATTGGTTGTCGGTGGTGAATATCGCGCCGATATCAACAACAGCAAAGACCTTGAAAAGACTGTTTCACTCGGATGGAATCATCAATGTTTCTTCGTTGAGTTTCTCGCTTCAAAAACGACTATTGACGAACGATACGCTGTGAACTTCAATCTTGTTGATTTCGGAGTGTTCTAG